In Gammaproteobacteria bacterium, a genomic segment contains:
- a CDS encoding BrnT family toxin: MDVFEKLGVQETDFRLVFGRSQLDFDPNKELINRKKHGYSLASAVDLLARCMLPISLLPFITSDPFKQNGEIRHMHMGVDDSGNVVFMVTTMRDDETVRVISFRRADQEEQRIFGSLTGYNKSLAPTR; encoded by the coding sequence ATGGACGTATTCGAAAAACTTGGAGTGCAGGAAACGGATTTTCGACTTGTGTTCGGTCGTAGCCAACTCGATTTTGATCCCAACAAAGAGCTCATCAACAGAAAGAAGCACGGATACTCTTTAGCGAGTGCGGTGGATCTTTTGGCGAGGTGCATGTTGCCTATTTCCTTACTTCCGTTTATTACGAGCGACCCGTTTAAACAGAACGGCGAAATAAGACATATGCATATGGGAGTTGATGATTCTGGAAATGTGGTTTTCATGGTGACGACCATGAGAGATGATGAAACGGTTAGAGTTATCTCTTTTCGAAGAGCTGACCAAGAAGAGCAGCGCATTTTTGGTTCATTAACTGGTTACAATAAGTCTTTGGCGCCGACGCGATAA
- a CDS encoding DUF4177 domain-containing protein yields the protein MFEYKMVQIPPNITVEMKTHRGNEAAAYLESVVNEYASDGWEFYRVDSVGVRLQPGCFAALGGKKEENSLYYVITFRKEK from the coding sequence GTGTTCGAGTATAAGATGGTTCAGATTCCGCCCAATATTACAGTGGAGATGAAAACGCATAGAGGGAATGAGGCCGCTGCGTATCTAGAATCAGTGGTTAATGAATACGCTTCCGATGGTTGGGAGTTTTATAGGGTAGATAGTGTTGGTGTCAGATTGCAGCCGGGTTGTTTTGCCGCCCTTGGGGGAAAGAAGGAGGAAAATAGCCTGTACTATGTGATTACTTTTCGGAAGGAAAAATAG
- the yidD gene encoding membrane protein insertion efficiency factor YidD, whose translation MVWLSVRLIILYRYIAPVSLRSSCLFEPTCSQYAILALEKYGFLRGWRMALSRIARCQQPNGGMDYP comes from the coding sequence TTGGTCTGGTTATCAGTGCGCTTGATTATCTTGTATCGATACATTGCTCCAGTGTCACTAAGGAGTTCATGTCTTTTCGAGCCGACATGTTCTCAGTACGCCATTTTGGCGCTGGAAAAGTACGGGTTCCTAAGGGGGTGGAGGATGGCGCTTAGTCGAATTGCAAGGTGTCAGCAGCCAAATGGGGGAATGGATTACCCTTAG
- a CDS encoding RES family NAD+ phosphorylase, producing the protein MSEIWDRCRGPEQIHPIAGELFRFVESQEQVATNQLVDSLQEQAILEELLEGNKPPERGGCENLHYLLKTLFRYPPLPWGSRFGRRFEPSLFYGSLELPTALAETAYYRLLFYHSMETPPPSKLLRTEHSSFKVSYQTASGIQLQHPPFDNHREQLRHVSDYAVTQSLGNAMRESGVEAFEFFSARCEEGLNVALFVPAALGEQQPRELTHWLCETSGEHVAFKRAVGGVVNFSLEQFAVNGSLPGAV; encoded by the coding sequence ATGAGTGAAATCTGGGATCGCTGCCGCGGCCCGGAACAGATCCACCCCATCGCCGGCGAGCTGTTCCGCTTTGTGGAAAGCCAGGAGCAAGTTGCCACCAATCAACTGGTCGACTCACTGCAAGAACAAGCCATCCTCGAAGAACTACTGGAAGGCAACAAGCCACCAGAAAGGGGCGGCTGCGAAAATCTGCACTACCTGCTGAAAACGCTATTTCGCTACCCACCACTTCCCTGGGGTTCGCGGTTTGGCCGCCGCTTTGAACCAAGTCTGTTTTACGGTTCGCTGGAATTGCCAACCGCACTGGCGGAAACCGCTTATTACCGACTGCTGTTTTATCACAGCATGGAGACACCGCCGCCAAGCAAGTTGCTGCGCACAGAACACAGCTCGTTCAAGGTGAGTTATCAAACCGCGTCAGGCATACAACTGCAGCATCCACCGTTCGATAATCACCGCGAACAATTGCGCCACGTCAGCGATTACGCGGTAACGCAAAGTCTAGGCAACGCCATGCGCGAAAGCGGTGTTGAAGCCTTTGAATTTTTTTCTGCGCGCTGTGAGGAAGGATTGAATGTGGCGCTGTTTGTTCCTGCCGCCTTAGGGGAACAACAACCTCGTGAACTCACGCACTGGCTATGTGAAACCAGCGGTGAGCATGTGGCGTTTAAGCGAGCAGTCGGCGGCGTAGTGAATTTTTCACTGGAGCAATTCGCAGTGAATGGCAGTTTGCCGGGGGCGGTTTGA
- a CDS encoding DUF2384 domain-containing protein, which yields MIMIAQSQPQATPEEVTAKALFNTQEQLGLTQQELAEIIGLHRTSVSRVRKEGRLDPHSKNGELALMLIRVFRSLYTLFGGQQDDMRHFLRTANRHTGGIPLEQMQQIQGLVKVVEYLDAIRGKI from the coding sequence ATGATTATGATCGCCCAAAGCCAGCCCCAAGCCACGCCCGAGGAAGTGACCGCCAAGGCTCTCTTCAATACCCAGGAACAACTGGGACTGACCCAGCAGGAGCTCGCGGAGATCATCGGCCTGCACCGCACCAGCGTCAGCCGCGTTCGCAAAGAGGGCCGTCTCGACCCCCATTCCAAAAACGGCGAGCTGGCACTAATGCTGATTCGGGTATTTCGTTCGCTGTACACCTTGTTCGGCGGCCAACAAGACGACATGCGCCACTTCCTGCGCACCGCCAACCGCCACACCGGTGGCATTCCGCTGGAGCAGATGCAACAGATTCAGGGACTGGTCAAAGTCGTTGAATACCTGGATGCCATTCGAGGCAAAATATGA
- a CDS encoding GNAT family N-acetyltransferase produces MSLPSISDTVSLIITAKQPCAVNGFRLPVVLAGDEAWASNIAAELIESAAKLLWLGEGSPEGVEPQTFATARTWLGRELDVVVINAYSGLDVDGLGAVSGTVRAGGMLILLTPPLDGWQNFVDPEHAKLAVAGYAAESISGRMLARLARMIREDEQLLLIEQNQPLPAPPKLPQTDVSSKSVEPYATIDQQQAVEKILQTLPQENPVPLVMTADRGRGKSAALGLAAGQLLQQQNIRIGISGPRLAAVEQVFVHAAKLCADAKIQRNRIHLSHSRLDYFAPDELIREQPPLDVLLVDEAATIPAPMLAQLLALYPRIIFSSTLHGYEGSGRGFALRFRQTLDQQAPGWQAITLNQPVRWAQGDPLEQWIFRALLLDVDLRPALANSSPKEALQIRLVERDDLLADEVLLREVFALLVWAHYQTRPQDLRNLLDGPAVQVVVAMRAGQVVATMLLTDEGGFDQAMAGAIVRGERRPRGHLVPQSLALHSGFEQAAELRYARVMRVAVHPQVQRQGVGKAMLTWLATYRRDVDVLCASFGATSALLRFWMAQEYRPLRLGFSRDQASGCHSVIVARPVSAAGENCVEKMHQRLAQSLPLLRREALRDLEPELIDQLPAEFPASLMAAQDWLDVRAFVAGQRGFDSCLLGLWRWWQQLLPQIQNRSQSDSNLLNAKLIEALPWADLVEKYGFAGRQAAIKELERAVARLLESYKLTDYG; encoded by the coding sequence ATGTCCTTGCCTTCGATTTCCGATACCGTTTCCTTGATCATCACTGCGAAACAGCCGTGTGCGGTGAATGGTTTTCGCCTGCCTGTGGTGCTTGCGGGTGATGAGGCGTGGGCGAGCAATATTGCTGCGGAGCTGATCGAGTCGGCGGCCAAGCTGCTTTGGCTGGGTGAAGGTTCGCCCGAAGGTGTCGAACCCCAAACCTTTGCCACTGCTCGTACCTGGCTGGGCCGCGAGCTCGATGTGGTAGTCATCAACGCCTATTCCGGTTTGGACGTGGATGGCCTTGGGGCGGTTTCCGGAACGGTGCGCGCCGGCGGCATGTTGATTTTGCTGACGCCGCCGCTGGATGGCTGGCAAAACTTTGTTGATCCCGAGCACGCCAAGCTGGCGGTGGCGGGCTACGCCGCCGAATCCATATCCGGTCGTATGTTGGCTCGATTGGCGCGCATGATTCGTGAAGACGAGCAGTTGCTGCTGATTGAGCAAAACCAGCCGCTGCCTGCGCCGCCAAAACTTCCGCAAACTGATGTGTCGAGCAAATCTGTTGAACCGTACGCGACAATCGATCAGCAACAGGCGGTAGAAAAAATTCTGCAAACTTTGCCGCAGGAAAATCCCGTGCCGTTGGTGATGACGGCGGATCGCGGTCGCGGCAAGTCGGCGGCGTTGGGCTTGGCGGCAGGGCAGTTGTTACAGCAGCAGAATATTCGCATCGGTATTTCCGGGCCGCGTTTGGCGGCGGTGGAACAGGTGTTTGTTCATGCCGCGAAGCTGTGTGCCGACGCCAAAATTCAGCGCAACCGTATTCATTTGTCGCACAGTCGGCTGGATTATTTCGCGCCGGATGAATTGATTCGTGAACAGCCGCCATTGGACGTGTTGCTGGTGGACGAGGCGGCGACGATTCCGGCTCCAATGCTGGCGCAATTATTGGCGTTGTATCCTCGAATTATTTTTTCGTCGACTTTGCACGGTTATGAAGGCAGTGGGCGCGGCTTTGCGCTGCGTTTTCGGCAAACGCTGGATCAGCAAGCGCCCGGTTGGCAGGCCATAACGCTGAATCAGCCAGTGCGCTGGGCGCAGGGTGATCCGCTGGAGCAGTGGATTTTCCGCGCATTGCTGCTGGATGTGGATTTGCGGCCGGCATTGGCAAATTCGTCGCCCAAGGAGGCGTTGCAGATTCGCCTGGTTGAGCGTGATGATTTGCTGGCGGATGAGGTTTTGCTGCGCGAGGTGTTTGCGTTGCTGGTGTGGGCGCATTATCAAACCCGTCCCCAGGATTTGCGGAATTTGCTGGATGGGCCGGCGGTGCAAGTGGTGGTGGCCATGCGCGCGGGTCAGGTGGTGGCGACCATGCTGCTGACCGACGAAGGTGGTTTTGATCAGGCAATGGCTGGCGCGATTGTGCGCGGCGAGCGCCGTCCTCGTGGCCATTTGGTGCCGCAGTCCTTGGCGCTACACTCAGGATTTGAGCAGGCGGCCGAACTTCGCTATGCGCGGGTGATGCGCGTCGCGGTGCATCCGCAGGTGCAGCGGCAGGGGGTTGGCAAGGCGATGTTGACCTGGCTGGCGACGTATCGCCGCGACGTGGATGTGTTGTGCGCTAGTTTTGGCGCGACATCGGCGCTGCTGCGGTTCTGGATGGCGCAAGAGTATCGCCCGCTGCGACTGGGATTTAGTCGCGACCAGGCAAGCGGGTGTCATTCGGTAATCGTCGCCAGACCGGTCTCTGCCGCAGGGGAAAACTGTGTCGAAAAAATGCATCAGCGTCTGGCGCAATCGTTGCCGCTGCTGAGACGCGAAGCGCTGCGTGATCTGGAGCCTGAGCTGATTGATCAGTTACCGGCCGAGTTCCCGGCAAGCCTCATGGCGGCGCAGGACTGGCTGGATGTGCGGGCATTTGTGGCGGGACAGCGTGGTTTTGATAGCTGTTTGCTCGGATTGTGGCGCTGGTGGCAGCAATTATTACCACAGATTCAGAATAGATCTCAAAGCGACAGCAACCTATTGAATGCCAAGCTAATTGAGGCACTGCCCTGGGCTGATTTGGTCGAGAAATACGGGTTTGCCGGACGCCAGGCCGCTATAAAAGAGCTTGAGCGTGCGGTAGCTCGGTTGCTAGAGTCGTATAAACTTACGGATTATGGGTAA
- a CDS encoding VCBS repeat-containing protein, which translates to MLLGQPVMNKVAACVALLALLVSSGAGAQPCINGLASKVFAPSFTLASHSGLTLAAAVSEYDAGALLLDPQVLVTWSYNSVGDSSVPVAWSLAGTLSWASLPALSATLGGTATDIVFSDVNADGRADLLLTVGPYLFYYQGFSGGRLGRMQNGNIEVAVPQQVITVATTATPSSFVSRPAIITLAGGQKGLLVAHSQGLTQWTFSAGVFSSPAALITGTAVEALAVLDLNGDGKEDVALVSGGQLQTRLSDVSGGFTVAASDTLLANADSRQVALQTADLDGDGRVDLLLNSSISQRWLVTASGLGATDNFTSPHGVLLADVDFDGDLDLLPKQGLASCGSVADVLDGWRNDGHGGFVQTPGNYADESMWRLAELNGVPPLEVLSQNVAVGTYTNTRDVDTSVTLGGVTSKNSGAQLLYQLRLGQQGASLAGESLQLTLRYPQAAWIEPDSVQHENYPLLSCPLVTPPDLAAGMLARECAVNPLTINQHVSQILLDRAAMEQQVVDVRLSLPQQVLDIDAANNRLLLRLGADQTPPVKKPTTLLGSEGPSLILLMLVLYCLRYTNDLKEIVKRKLLDC; encoded by the coding sequence ATGCTATTAGGTCAGCCGGTTATGAACAAGGTGGCGGCTTGTGTTGCTCTGCTGGCCTTGTTGGTATCGTCCGGGGCAGGAGCCCAACCTTGTATTAACGGTCTGGCATCCAAGGTTTTCGCGCCATCGTTTACGCTGGCATCGCACAGTGGATTGACGTTGGCGGCTGCAGTCAGTGAGTACGATGCAGGGGCTTTGTTGCTGGATCCGCAGGTGCTTGTGACCTGGAGCTATAATTCAGTCGGCGATAGCTCGGTACCTGTGGCCTGGAGTCTGGCCGGAACCCTGAGTTGGGCGTCATTGCCAGCGCTGAGTGCAACGCTGGGTGGCACAGCGACTGACATTGTTTTTTCGGACGTGAATGCCGATGGCCGAGCGGATTTGCTGCTCACTGTTGGGCCGTATCTTTTTTACTACCAGGGATTTAGTGGTGGTCGTCTGGGGCGGATGCAGAACGGCAATATAGAAGTGGCTGTTCCGCAGCAAGTGATTACGGTGGCGACGACGGCCACGCCCAGCAGTTTTGTCTCCCGTCCAGCGATAATCACCCTGGCCGGTGGGCAGAAGGGCTTACTGGTGGCGCACAGTCAGGGGTTGACGCAGTGGACGTTCAGTGCTGGCGTGTTTTCCAGTCCGGCAGCGCTGATTACGGGTACGGCAGTAGAGGCGTTGGCCGTGCTGGACCTGAATGGTGACGGCAAGGAAGATGTCGCGCTGGTCAGTGGCGGTCAGCTGCAAACGCGTCTGAGCGATGTCAGTGGCGGATTTACGGTGGCGGCCAGTGACACGCTGCTTGCTAATGCCGATTCACGTCAGGTGGCATTACAGACGGCGGACCTGGACGGTGATGGCCGCGTCGATTTGTTGCTGAACAGCAGCATCAGCCAGCGCTGGCTGGTGACGGCTAGCGGCCTGGGGGCAACGGATAATTTTACCTCGCCACACGGCGTGCTGTTGGCGGACGTGGATTTTGATGGCGATCTGGATTTGTTACCCAAGCAGGGTTTGGCCAGTTGTGGTTCGGTGGCGGACGTATTGGACGGATGGCGCAATGATGGTCATGGCGGTTTTGTGCAAACGCCTGGCAATTATGCCGACGAAAGCATGTGGCGCTTGGCTGAACTAAATGGCGTACCGCCGCTGGAGGTGTTGAGTCAGAACGTAGCGGTGGGAACGTACACCAACACGCGCGACGTCGATACTTCGGTGACCCTGGGTGGTGTTACTTCAAAAAATAGCGGCGCACAGCTGCTCTACCAATTGCGATTGGGTCAGCAAGGGGCCAGTTTGGCGGGTGAAAGTTTGCAATTGACGCTGCGTTATCCGCAGGCTGCCTGGATAGAGCCGGATTCAGTGCAGCATGAAAATTATCCACTGCTGAGCTGTCCATTGGTGACGCCGCCGGATTTGGCGGCCGGGATGCTGGCGCGGGAGTGCGCGGTGAACCCGTTAACGATCAATCAGCACGTGTCGCAAATTTTGCTCGACCGAGCGGCGATGGAGCAGCAGGTTGTGGATGTGCGGCTGAGTTTGCCGCAACAGGTGCTGGATATCGACGCCGCCAACAATCGATTATTGCTGCGTCTAGGGGCGGATCAGACACCTCCCGTCAAAAAGCCAACGA